TCGTGTTCGGTCGTCAACGGCTCGTACGCCTCCGGTTCAGGGGAACGACGCCGGGCGCCAGGGGTGGGAGTCCGGCGAGCTTGCCGAGCAGCTCCATCCACGCCGAGGCGTGGGCGTCGAGTCCGCCGTGCGGGGTCCAGGAGGCACGGACCTCGATCTGGGCATCGGACTCGTCCTCGGCCATGGCCCCGAATCCCTCGGAGCGCACGACCGTGATGCTGCCGGCGGTGTTGGTGTGTTCGGCACCGGCGTCGCCCAGTGCGTCGGTGAGCCAGCTCCAGCCGACCTGGGTGATCAGCGGGTCGATGGCCATCTCGTGCTCGATGTCGGCGCGGGCGAAGGTGACGCACCGGAAGGTGCCGTTCCACGCGTCGTTGCCGGCCGGGTCGTGCAGGAGGATGAAGCGCCCTGTGCCCACCTCGGTGTCCGCGACGACCACGTCGGCGGTGATGGCATGGGCGAACGGGGCGATGCGCTGCGGTGCCGGCATCTGTCCGAGCTCGAGTTCGGGGCGCGCGACGGCGCGCTCGATCTCCTCGACAGCGCGGGTGAACGGTGCCGGGACGCCTTCGAGCTTCGTGCGGGCTCCCACACCGTGATCTTAGGCACGGGACGCGGGGTCGGGCGGTTCGACACGCAGGGCGTGACAGACTCGAAGGGTGACCCATGACGTCAGCGCCACCGCAGTCGACAGCGCCATCACGAGTCCCTTCCTCCGCGCCTGCCGCGGCCTCGAGCCGGCCCACACTCCGGTGTGGTTCATGCGCCAGGCCGGCCGCTCGCTGCCGGAGTACCTCGCGATCCGCGAGGGCGTGCCGATGCTGGAGTCCTGCTTCCGCACGGACATGGTCGTCGAGATCACGATGCAGCCGGTCCGCCGTCACGGCGTCGACGCGGCGATCTTCTTCTCCGACATCGTCGTGCCGCTCAAGGCGATCGGCGTCGACCTCGACATCGTGCCGGGCACGGGCCCGGTCGTGGCCGACCCGATCCGCTCGGCCGACCAGCTGGCGACGCTGCGCGACCTCGAGCCCGACGACGTCACCTCGATCACCGACGCCGTGAAGGGCCTCGTGCAGGAGTTGGGGGACACGCCGCTGATCGGGTTCGCCGGCGCGCCCTTCACCTTGGCGTCCTACCTCGTCGAGGGTGGGCCCTCGCGTGACCACCGCCGCACGAAGGAGCTGATGTACCGCGACCCCGAGCTGTGGCACGCGCTGCTGGGCCGGATCTCGGCGATCGCCTCGCAGTTCCTGCGGCTGCAGGTCGAGGCCGGGGCGTCGGCGATCCAGCTGTTCGACTCGTGGGCCGGTGCGTTGTCGCCGGTCGACTACGACACGTACGTGCGTCCGCACTCCGCCGCCGTCCTGGAGTCCGTCGCTGACCTCGACGTGCCGCGGATCCACTTCGGTGTCGGCACCGGTGAGCTGCTGTCACGGATGGGCGAGGCCGGGGCCGACGTCGTGGGCGTCGACTGGCGCGTCCCCCTGGACGAGGCGATCGGCCGGGTCGGGAGCCGTGCCGTGCAGGGCAACCTCGACCCCACCGTGTTGTTCGCGCCCACGGACGTCGTGCACGAGCGCGCCGCACGGATCATCGACGCGGGCCGGGCGGCCCACGGCCACGTGTTCAACCTCGGCCACGGTGTCCTGCCGGCGACCGACCCCGACGCGCTGACCCGTCTGGTCGACTTCGTCCACGGCTACCAGCCGGAGTCCTGATGCGCGTCGCGGTCATCGGTGGCGGGATCGCCGGGTTGTCTGCGGCGTTCCATCTCGCGACGGCCGGCGCCGAGCCGGTGCTGCTGGAGGGCTCGCCCGAGATCGGTGGCAAGGTCCGCCAGGCGCAGTTGGACGACCTGCTGGTCGACGTCGGCGCCGAGGCGATGCTGGCGCGTCGGCCCGAGGCGGTCGACCTGGTCAAGGCCGTCGGCCTCTCCGACGACCTCGTGGCGCCGGAGCCGGTGCCGTCGATGGTCTGGAGTCGCGGGGCGCTGCGTCCGCTGCCGCCCACGATCATGGGCGTGCCGTCCGACCTGGACGCGCTCGTGCAGTCGGGCATCCTCGAGTCCGCCGTGACGTCGACGGCGCTGCCGGTGCCGGACGAGGACGTGTCGGTGGCCTCGTTCGTGGCCGACCGCCTGGGACGCGACGTCGTCGACCGCCTGGTCGAGCCGCTTCTGGGCGGTGTCTACGCGGGCCACGCGGATCGGCTCTCCCTGCACGCGGCCGCACCCGTGATCCGTGAGCTCGGCCCCGATCTGTTGGCCGGTGCCATGGCTCGCGCCGCCGCCCCGAAGGCGACCGGTCCGGCTCTGGTGGGACTGCGTGGGGGAGTCGGACGGCTGCCTCGGGCGATCGTCGACGCGGGTGGCTTCGAGGTGCGGACCCGGGCCACCGTCCGTTCCGTTCGTCGTGACGGCGACGGCTGGGAGCTGGTCGTCGGACCCACCACCGCGCCCGTCCGGGAGCGCTTCGACGCCGTCGTCATGGCGGCGCCGGCTCCCGCCGCCTCACGGCTGCTGGCCGAGGCCGCTCCGCGCGCGGCGTTCGCGCTCGCCGGCGTCGACTACGCATCGATGGGTGTCGTGGCGCTGCTGCTCGACGGCGCCGACCTGCCTGCGGGGACCGGCTTCCTGGTGCCCCCGGTGGAGCCGATGGACATCAAGGCGGCGACGTTCTCGACCCGCAAGTGGGCGTGGCTCGCCGAGGCGGCCGGCGGCGCCACGGTGGTACGCGCGTCGATCGGTCGAGCCGGCGACACGGGCGTGCTGCAGCGCGACGATGCCGCACTGGTCGACCTCGCGGTGACGGACCTGCGCTCGATCGTCGAGCCCCAGGGCTCGCTCGGCACCGTCCGGGCGTCCGTCGTGCAGCGGTGGGGCGGTGGCTTGCCGCAGTACGAGGTGGGGCACCGCGACCTCGTCCGCACGGTCACCGAGGACATCGCGACCGTCCCCGGACTGGAGGTCTGTGGCGCCGCCTACGAGGGGGTCGGGATCGCCGCGGTCGTGGCCACCGGGAGGGCCGCGGCCGAGCGAACCCTCGCCGGGTGAGAATGGACGTATGAGTACGCACGAGGTCGACCCCGAGAAGATCAACGCCACCATCCGGTACGCCATGTACTCGGTGTTCCGCGTCGAGCGTCCGCTCGCGAACGGTGACCGTGCCGCGATGGCCGCCGAGGTCGAGGCGCTCTTCGCGAAGCTCGACGACGTCGTCGTGCGCGGCACCTACGACGTCAGCGGCATGCGGGCCGAGGCCGACCTGATGGTGTGGTGGCACGCCGAGACGGCCGACGCCCTGCAGGACGCCTACAACGCGTTCCGCCGGACCGAGCTGGGCTCGCACCTGGCGCCCGTCTGGTCGAACGCCGGCCTGCACCGCCCGGCGGAGTTCAACCGCTCGCACGTGCCGAACTTCCTCGCGGACGACACCACGAAGCACTACCTGTGCGTGTACCCGTTCGTGCGTTCGTACGAGTGGTACCTGCTGCCCGACGACGAGCGTCGCCGTCTGCTGCGCGAGCACGGCGAGGCCGCCCGCGACTACGCCGACGTCCGCGCGAACACGATCGCGTCCTTCGCGCTGGGCGACTACGAGTGGCTGCTGGCCTTCGAGGCCGACGAGCTGCACCGCATCGTCGACCTGATGCGCGACCTGCGCGCGACCGACGCCCGTCTCCACGTGCGCGAGGAACTGCCGTTCTACACGGGCCGCTCGATGCCGGTGGCCGAGCTGACCGAGCTCTGGCCCTGATCTGCCTCAGTCGGTGAGGACGGGCCGTGCTTCGCGGATGCGCAGGGTGGTGGCGGGTCCGGGTGCTGTGATGGTGGTGCCGAGGTTCTGCCAGGCGCCGCCGTCGACGCGGTAGGCGACCGCGTAGGTGACGTCGACGCGTGGTGCGACCTGTCCGGGTCGGCGGTAGCGGTGGATGACGTCGAGTGCGGGGTAGGGGCGGCCGGGCCTGGTGGTGGTCTGGGTGGTGTTGTCGCCGTGGTGCCAGGTGTAGGTGGCCGGGGTGGCGCGCAGGTCGACGGTGGATCCCAGGATCGGCACGCTGCGCTCGAACGGTGCAGCGGTGGTGTGGAAGATCGTCTCGAGGTTCACGAGGGTGGAGCCTGCGGGTTGCACCGCGACGTTCAACCTCGGTAGCCCGACGCGCCGGACTGCCTCGACCACGTCACCTGGTGTGACCTCGGGTTGGTCGGGGGCGGCCGTTTCTGCCGGCTCGCCCGGTTCCGGGGGTGGTAGGCAGTCGTCCTGCGGGAAGGGTGCCTCGGGCCGGCAGTAGAACGGGTCCGGCTCTGCGTCTGGGTTTGGGACCGGGCCGGTTACCTGGTCCTTGGCCCAATCCGGTGATGGTGACTTCGGTGAAGTCGTCGTTTCGTCCCAGATGATCACGTCACCTTGGTGGAAAGGGTCCTCACCCACGTCTGGGTCGCTGAGGGACAACGGTCCGAAGACCACCATGGCTAGAGTGAGAAACCCCCGGATCATGTGGGGTCACCCTGGAAGATGCGGCTTATTCTGCGATCACCGCCCGTGCCTTTTACCCCGAAGGTCAACCGCATCTCGGAAGCTGCGATGCGCACCTTTTCCGAGGCTGGTGTGGCTTGACGAGTTCCGGAGCCGATCTTCACGTTGATCGTGAGGAGGCTCTCGCCCCCTGAGCTCGAGTAGCGGACTTTGGCGCCGGAGAAAGTGCGTGTGCCCCCGGTGATCGTTCCGCCGTCCTTCGCGAGCTCGTCGATGGCAGATACATACGACTGGCATGCGCTGCAAGAGACATCGGATAGGCGGCCAAGTTCTTCTGTATTCCCCGTGAGGTGCGCGTAGGAGAGCACCTTCAGGTAGTACGAGACGAAATCGGTGACGCCCTGCGGGGAATCAGCCGTCATGCCGACAGGCCGCGCGGGCGGTGGCGAGCTGGGTGGTCTCACCGTCGCTTCCGACGAGGCATCAGGTCGGTCGCGAGGTTCGTCCTCGCTGCAGGCGCCGAGGCTCAGCGCGAGCGACGCGACGACGGCGGTGGCCAGAATCCGCATGTGTTCCCCCCAAGGCCCGGCGCTGGGACGCCGAGTTGCAGGAACCCTAGCGACCCGGGCGGATGACGGGGAGCCCTCGTCTCACAGCTGTGGACGAAGGCCGGTACAGATGCGTAGCGGTGAGCACCTTTCTCGCACGGAGAAGGTACTCACCGCTACACATCTCGCGCGCGGCGGCGCGAGACGGGGTCAGTCGGCCTGGAGGTCCAGGGCGATCCCGTTGATGCAGTAACGCAGGTCGGTGGGGGTGGCGAAGCCCTCGCCCTGGAACACGTGTCCCAGGTGCGAGCCGCAGTTCGCGCAGCGCACCTCGGTGCGCTTCATCCCCAGCGCCGTGTCCTCGATGTACTCGACACGGTCCTCCGCCAGCGGGGAGTAGAACGACGGCCAGCCGCACTGGGCGTCGAACTTGGTCTCGCTGCGGAACAGCTCGGCTCCGCAGCCACGGCAGCGGTAGACGCCGACCGTCGGGTCGTGCTCGTAGTCGCTGCTGAAGGGTCGCTCCGTGCCGGCCTGGCGCAGGACGTGGTACTCCGCGGCGCTCAGCTCCTCGCGCCACTCGTCGTCGGGACGATTGACCGCGTAGGTCTTGTCAGTCTTGTCGCTCACATCTCCGCCTGTTCGTCGAAGCTCAGGTGTTCCAACAGGTGCAACGTCGGGACGTCCAGTTTTCTTCTCGCCCGGGACGTCCAATCGAGGTGAAGGAACTCACGCACCACGTGCGACTCGGTCAAGATGATGACCTCGTCGCAGGACTGCTCCTTGACCAGGTCGGAGAGAGCGTCGATCGGGTCGTACTCCACGAGCTTGGTCGTGACCGTCTGGCCACGCTCGGTGAGCAGCGCCGCGGAGGCGTCCAGCTCCTCCTGGGCTTCCTGGCGCATCTCGTCCTCGATCCGGTCGTACGCGGCCGGCTCCTCCATCGGGACGAACTGCGCCCCGCCGAAGGCGGTCATCGAGATGCTGAGCGCCGCCGGCGAGCTGTCGACCGGCAAGATCATGTGATAGGTCACCTGGTCGTCCACCCCCTCGTGCAGGGCGAGGATCTGGTCGGCGTCGATGTCGATGAGCTTGCGTTCCACCAGCAGGGCCACGTTGTACATGAGCCCAGACTAGGCCGATCGGCGGTCGCGGACCCACCGCGTGAGCAGGACCCCGTCCTCGTCGATGGCGTGACCCAGCCGCATCTGGCGCTCGACGGCCTGTGCGCCCACCGTCATGCGCTTGGCCGGCCCGCCCACGAGGTGGGGCGAGATCGTCAGGCACGTCTCGTCCACGAGGTCGAGATCGACCAGGGTGCCGTTCAGGTCGGGGCCGCCCTCGCACAGGACGCGGTTGAGGCCGCGTGCGGCGAAGGCGTCGAGCACGGCGGCCCAGTCGATCTCGGTCTCGCCCGCGACGACGACCTCGACCGTGCGCGAGAGCTCCTGGCGCCTCTCGACCGAGGACGAAGCCGGCGTGATGACCACGAGACCGGGGGCGACGACCTGCTCGGGCAGTACCAGGCTGCGGCTGATGACCGCCAGGACGGGGACGCGCGAGCGGCCCTCACGCAGCGACTCGTGGATGGAGTCGGCCGAGATCGGGTGGTAACCCTCGGCCCGGACGGTGCCGGCGCCGACCACGACCACGTCGCTCAGACTGCGCAGCACCTTGAAGAGCCTGGCATCCGGCTCGCCGCCGAGGTTGCCGGACAAGCCCTCGGGATTCTGGACGGCGCCGTCGACCGATGCGACGAAGTTGGTCCGCAGCCACGGCTTGTGGGATTCGGGGTAGGCGTACAGGTCAGCGAGTTCCTTCAGATCCGGCATGGAGCCACGGTAGGGGAACCTGGGGCATACTGCCGATCATGACGGATCTGCGATCCACGCTGGCGACCAGCGGCCCCATCGACCTCTCCACGCGAGCCTCGGACGAGACCCCGGGGTTCGAGGGAAAGAAGAAGGACGCGAAGCGAAGGCTGCCGCAGATCGGCGAGGAGTTGATGGACGCCCAGGAGCTGCTGTTCGCCAACGGCATCGCCGGCACGACCGACCGCAAGGTGCTGATCCTGCTGCAGGGGATGGACACGTCGGGCAAGGGCGGCACGCTGCGTCACGCCGCCGGCCTGGTCGATCCCCAGGGCTTGGCCATCACCGCGTTCAAGGCGCCCACCGACGAGGAGCGCGAGCACGACTTCCTGTGGCGGATCGAGAAACACCTGCCGGCGCCGGGCATGATCGGCGTCTTCGACCGGTCGCACTATGAGGACGTCCTCGTCGGGCGCGTCCGCGCGTTGGCGTCGGCCGAGGAGATCGAGCGGCGCTACGGCGCCATCAACGACTTCGAGGAGCGGTTCGTCGACGGCGGGGGCGTCCTGCTGAAGTGCTTCCTGCACATCAGCCCCGACGACCAGGAGGAGCGGCTCGCGGCTCGGCTCGACGACCCGACCAAGTACTGGAAGTACAACCCCGGCGACCTCGACGACCGTCAGCTGTGGCCGGAGTACCAAGCGGCGTACGAGACGGTGCTCGAGCGATGCTCGACCGACCACGCCCCGTGGCACGTCGTCCCGTCCGGTCGCAAGTGGTACCGCAACTGGGCGGTCGCCACCATGCTGGGCGAGACACTGACCGATCTGGGACTCGACTGGCCCCGCGCCGACTTCGACGTCGCGGAACAGAGGAGGCGCCTGGCCACGATGTGACCAGGCGCCTCGTCCGGTGGTCGACTCAGACGTCCGCGAAGAGCGCGTCCATCGGAACGAGGTCCACCGCGCCCACCGCGTAGCGGGCGAGGATGACCTCGGCCACCTCGTCGGCGACGCCCAGCGGCTCGGCGACCGCCACGGCGCCGGCCTCGAGAGCGAGCTCAGTGACCCGATCGGGCAGGACGCCCGGGGCCAGGAACAGCATGCCCACGGCGATGTGCCGGCGGCCGTCGGCGCGGTGCGCGCGCACGGCCTCGCTGGCCGCCGGGGGAGCGGTGGACGCGAACGCGGCGATCGTCGGCAGCTTGTGATGGGCGCCCCAGGCGCGAGCGGCCCGGGCGATCATCGCGTTGGCCAGCGAGTCCGACGAGCCGGCGCCGGCCAGCACCAGGGCGTCGAGCTCGCGCACCCGGTTCTTGGCCAGCGCCTCGCGCAGCCGGCGGTCCAGGACGTTGAGGAACGTGCCCTCGATGCCCAGGACCTTCGTGACCTCGATGCGGACGTCGTGCGTCGCGGCGGCCGCCTGCGCGGCCTGCGGCACGTCGACCTTCGCGTGGTAGGCGTCGGTCAGCAGCAGCGGCACGACGACGATCTCGCCGAAGCCCTCGGCGGCGAGTCGCTCGACGACCTCGTCGAGGCTCGGGCCGCACAGGTCGAGGTAGGCGGTCTCGACACGCAGGTCGGGACGCATGCAGGCCACCACCTCCGTGAGGGCGTTGATGGTGTCGGCCGATCGCGGATCGCGGCTGCCATGAGCCAGGGCGATCAATGCGGGTGCGGTCATCGTGCGTTCCTCCCTTCCTGCGGTGCTGTGGTGGTGTCGGTGTGGCGGGCCAGATGGCCCAGGAACTTGAGGCGGAAGGCTCGCAGACAGCTGCGGCACTCCCACTCGCCGTGCGTCTCGCCGTGCGGACGGAGGTTCTCGTCGGCGCAGTACGGGCACGAGTAGGGGACCAGTCGCTCACTCATCGCAGCAGCTCCTCGTCGGCGCGGGCGACCCAGCGAGCGAAGGACTCGCCCTGGTCGCGGTTGGCCAGGTACGTGCGCGACAGCTTCTCGACGTAGTCGGGCAGCTGGTCGCCGGTGACCTTGTGGGCCCGGAGCTTGCGGCCGAAGCCGGCATCCATGCCCAGAGCGCCACCGAGGTGGACCTGGAACCCCTCGACCTGGCGGCCGTCGTCGTCCAGGACGAGCTGGCCCTTCAGTCCGATGTCGGCGGTCTGGATGCGCGCGCACGAGTTGGGGCAGCCGTTCACGTTCACCGTGATCGGCGTGTCCAGCTCGGGCACGCGCTGCTCGAGCTCGTCGATGAGCTGGGCCGCGCGGTCCTTGGTGTTGACGATCGCGAGCTTGCAGTACTCGATGCCGGTGCAGGCCATCGTGTGCTGGCGCCAGGCCGAGGGCCGCGCATGCAGGCCGAGGTCGGCCAGGGCGGCCACGAGCGACTCGACCTGGGCCTCCTCGACGTCGAGCACGATGATCTTCTGCATCGGTGTCAGCGCGATCCGAGCCGAGCCATGCGCCTCGACGACATCGGCGAGCTGCTGGAGCATCGGTCCGGAGATCCGGCCCACCGTGGTGGCCGCGCCGACGTAGTAACGGCCGTCGACCTGACGGTGCACACCCACGTGGTCGACGGGGGTGTCGGGAACCGGGGGAGCGTCGAGGTCGATGAGCGCGCGCTCGAGGTACTCGGTCTCGAGGACCTCGCGGAACTTCTCGATGCCCCAGTCCTGGACGAGGAACTTCAGGCGGGCACGCGACCGCAGGCGGCGGTAGCCGTAGTCGCGGAAGATGCTGATGATGCCCTCCCATACGGCGGGCACCTCGTCGAGGGGGACCCAGGCGCCCAGCCGCTTGGCCAGGTGGGGGTTCGTCGAGAGGCCGCCACCGACCCACACGTCGAAGCCGGCGCCGTGCTCGGGGTGGATCGCACCGATGAAGGCCACGTCGTTGATCTGCGGGACGACGTCATGCCCCGGGTGGCCGCTGATGGCCGACTTGAACTTGCGCGGCAGGTTCGAGAAGGCCTGGTCGCCGATGTAGCGGCTCTCGATCGCGTCGATCGCGGGGCGCCCGTCGATGATCTCGTCGGTGGAGACACCGGCGACGGGGCTGCCCAGGATGACGCGCGGGCAATCGCCGCAGGCCTCCTGCGTGGACAGCCCGACCGACTCGAGGCGCTGCCAGATCGTCGGCACGTCGCGGACGTCGATCCAGTGGAACTGGATGTTCTGCCGGTCGGTGACGTCGGCGGTGCCGCGGCCGAAGTCGACCGAGACGTCGGCGATCGCGCGCAGCTGCTCCAGCGAGAGCTGTCCGCCGTCGATGCGCACGCGCATCATGAAGCGGTCGGCATCCAACTCTTCGGGCTCGAGCGTGGCGGTCCTGCCGCCGTCGATGCCGGCCTTGCGCTGGGTGTAGAGGCCCCACCAGCGGAACCGGCCGCGCAGGTCGCCGCCGTCGATGCTCTCGAAGCCGCGGTGCGCGTAGATGTTCTCGATGCGGGCGCGCACGTTGAGCGGGTTGTCGTCCTTCTTGGACTGCTCGTTGGCGTTGAGCGGCTCGCGGTAGCCCAGGGCCCACTGGCCCTCGCCCTTACGGCGGCGGGGACGAGCAGGTGCGGCTGAAGTGGAGGTCATGGTGCTCTCTGTCGCGTGGCTGGTGCGCGGGCGTCGTCGCCTCGGCGCGGGGACTGCGGGCAGGCAGGATCAACGACACATCATCGAGCGCGCACGACCGAGGTCGACGTGGAGTCGTTCCACGAGCCATACGGTCTGTGCGGCGAGCATGCACACAGTCTGTCCACTGAGACGTCTGTCCACCAAGCGGACGTCTCGAATGGCGAGACGGTTGTCCGCACTGCAAGACGAACGGAGAGCTTCGCTTGGGATTCCAGCGAAAATTCACACGGCCGGTTGGGCCCTCTCGACGATCGCCTCCAGATCGAGTCCGCGGGGCAGGGTGCCGAAGGTGCCTGCCCACTGGCCGCCGAGCCGTGAGGCGCAGAACGCGTCGGCCGCCGCAGGGGTGGAGTACCGGATCATCAACGCCCCCTGCAAGATGGCCGCCATCCGCGACGCCAGCCAGCGCGCCGAGGCCGCGGCGTCGTGGGGGTCGGCCAGCCGCTGGAGGACCTCGGACACGGCGGCGTCGAGCCGGGCGTCCTCGCCGCGGACCGTGCCGACCTCGGTGCGCCAGGCCTCGAGGGCGCCGTCCTCGCGCGAGAGCGCCCGCAGGACGTCGAGGGCGTTCACGTTGCCGCTGCCCTCCCAGATCGAGTTCAGGGGCGACTCGCGGAACAGCAGTGGCATGCCCGACTCCTCGGCATAGCCGTTGCCGCCGAGGCACTCCAGCGCCTCGCCGACCATCATCGGCGTGCGCTTGCAGACCCAGTACTTCTCCAGGGCCAGTCCGATGCGCCGCAGGTTGCGCTCGTGCTCGTCGTCGGGGCGGTCCATGGCGGCGGCGAGTCGCAGTCCCGCGAGCATGCCGGCCTCGGACTCGAGCGCCAGGTCGGCCAGCACGCCGACCATGGCGGGCTGGTCGATCAGGCGGGCGCCGAAGGCCGACCGGTGTCGAGCGTGCCAGGCCGCCTCGGCGAACGCCTTGCGCATGATCGAGGCCGATCCGAGGATGCAGTCCATCCGCGTGGCCGAGACCATCTCGAGGATCGTGCGGATCCCACGACCCTCCTCGCCCAGGCGCACGGCCCACGTGTCCTCGAACTCCAGCTCGCTGGAGGCGTTCGACTTGTTGCCCAGCTTGTCCTTGAGGCGCACGATCGTCAGCGGATTGCGCGAGCCGTCGGGCAGCACGCGCGGGACGACGAAGCACGTGGAGCCGGCGTCGGTCTGGGCCAGGACGAGGAACACGTCGTTCATCGCCGCCGAGGTGAACCACTTGTGGCCCGTGAGTCGGTACTCGCCCCGGACGTCCGTGGCCTTGGCCAAGGTGCTGTTGATGCGCAGGTCCGAGCCGCCCTGCTTCTCGGTCATGCCCATGCCGGCGAGGAGGCCCGCCTTGTCCTGCGGAGCGCGCAGGCCGAAGTCGTAGGTGGTGGAGGCCAGGCCGGGGGTCCACTGCGCCGCGAGCTCGGGGTCGGTGCGCAGGGCCGGGACGACCGCGTACGTCATTGTGATCGGGCACATGTGTCCCTGTTCGACCTGGCCCCAGGTGTAGAAGCCCGCAGCGCGGCGCAGGTGAGCCGCCGGCCGGTCGGACGTCCACGGCTCGGCGGTGAGGCCGAAGCCGACGCCGCGCTCCATCAGCCAGTGCCACGAGGGGTGGAAGCGGATCTCGTCGATCCGCCGGCCGAACCGGTCGACCGGCTCGTGGACCGGCAGATAGGCATTGGCCAGGTGCCAGTGTTCCCGTGCCTCGGCGGTGCCGGCCAGTGCGCCGATGGGCTCGAGGTAGGTATGGATCTGGCCCGCCTGGTCCGCGCCGAGGGCGCGAACCGCATCCATCAGGGGGAGGTCCGCCGTCGCGATGTTGACGTCGTCGAAGGGCACGGCCTGGTTCTCGGGGATGCGCTGCACGGGATCCATGGGCCCACCGTAGAACGTGACGCGGACAACAGGTCGGCCATTGCACGCGTGCTATGGACACGCATAGCACGCATGCGATACCGTCCCGGCATGCGAGGACCGATCGAGCACGACCACTTCTACGAGGGCATCGCCCAGCAGGTGGTGGAGCAGCGCACGCTGCGTCGACTCTCGCAGCGTGAGCTGGCCGACCTGTGCGGCACGACCCAATCGGCCATCGCCCGATTCGAGTCCGGCTCACGCCCGCCGAAACTCGACACCCTGCTGCGCATCGCCGCTGCACTCGACTGCGAGCTGAACGTGACGTTCCGCCCTCGCACCCGACCCGTGAAGGAGTCCTGATGAGCACCCGAGTCGACACCGAGGAGATCGCGACCACACGCAGCGAACGCGTGCTGGCGGTCGTCCTCGCGCTGTTCCTGTTGGTGGGAACCGTCTGGTTCTACGTCCAGGTGCCCGAGTGGGTCGACGACGCGCTGTCACAGGGCGACACCTCCTCGCTGAACGCCGCGGAGTCGATCGAGAACGAGAAGGACGAGGCACGCTGGGCCGCCGAGTCGGCCCGGGACGACGCCCAGGCGGCGCTCAACCTGGAGCGTGAGGAGTACAAGGTGGCGCTGCAGGAGGGCAGCGGCGTCGCCGAGGCGCGAGCCGACTACGACGAGGCGAAGGTGGAGTACAACCGTCGTCAGGCCGAGCTGAAGCAGGCGAACGCCGAGTGGGACGCGGCGTCGCAGAAGGCGGATGAGGCGCGTGCGCACCAGGAGCGCGCGAGCCGCTCCGGGTCGAGCGCATGGCTGGTGGCCGGCATCCGGCTGGTCTTCATCGCCGGCTGGATGGTCGGTGCCTATCAGCTGCTCGCATGGTTGCGCCGGCGCGAATCGCGCTACGTCACGCTCGTGTACTCCGGTGCGATCGTCGGCGCGGTCATGGCGCTGGTCTTCGCCGTGGACTACATCACCGACTACATCGACCCGCTGGACCTCGGCCCGTTCGTGCTCTCGGCGATCGGCGTCGTCGCGACCGTCATCGCGTTCCGTGTCCTGCAGCGCTACCTGGCCGCGAGGCTGCCAGGCCGCCGGGTGCGCAAGGGGGAGTGCCCGTTCTGCGGCTTCCCGCTGCGCGAGGCGGGGCTGGCGGACGGTCCTCACTGCGGCGGGTGTGGGCGCGACGTCGTGGCGCCGTGCTCGACGTGTCATGCGCCGCGACGCGTGGGCTCGTCGTTCTGCGCCCGCTGCGGCACGGCGTGACGGCCGTCAGACGCGGGTGAAGCGCTCCGACAGGTCCGAGTTCTGCAGGACCTGGTCGCGCAGGAACCGGCTGCCCTCGTTGTTGGGGTGAATGCCGTCCGGGGCCTGCTCGAGGTTCAGCGGGCTGGTCTTCACCCACGTGAACCCGTACCGCTCGGCGGCGTCGCGCACGATCGGCCGGATGATGCGGCCCTTGCGTGCCTTGGACGTTCCCCAGGGGCTCATGACGTAGACGTCGGCGCGCGGGTGGTCCAGCTGGTCCCACACCTCGGCGAGATCGGCGAAGAATGCGTCGGCGGCCGACTCGATCTGCGTGCGGGTGGCCTCGACCAGGCGGCCGTCGGCGGTGCAGCGGCGC
Above is a window of Aeromicrobium senzhongii DNA encoding:
- a CDS encoding sirohydrochlorin chelatase, producing MTAPALIALAHGSRDPRSADTINALTEVVACMRPDLRVETAYLDLCGPSLDEVVERLAAEGFGEIVVVPLLLTDAYHAKVDVPQAAQAAAATHDVRIEVTKVLGIEGTFLNVLDRRLREALAKNRVRELDALVLAGAGSSDSLANAMIARAARAWGAHHKLPTIAAFASTAPPAASEAVRAHRADGRRHIAVGMLFLAPGVLPDRVTELALEAGAVAVAEPLGVADEVAEVILARYAVGAVDLVPMDALFADV
- a CDS encoding PPK2 family polyphosphate kinase; the protein is MTDLRSTLATSGPIDLSTRASDETPGFEGKKKDAKRRLPQIGEELMDAQELLFANGIAGTTDRKVLILLQGMDTSGKGGTLRHAAGLVDPQGLAITAFKAPTDEEREHDFLWRIEKHLPAPGMIGVFDRSHYEDVLVGRVRALASAEEIERRYGAINDFEERFVDGGGVLLKCFLHISPDDQEERLAARLDDPTKYWKYNPGDLDDRQLWPEYQAAYETVLERCSTDHAPWHVVPSGRKWYRNWAVATMLGETLTDLGLDWPRADFDVAEQRRRLATM
- a CDS encoding acyl-CoA dehydrogenase family protein — encoded protein: MDPVQRIPENQAVPFDDVNIATADLPLMDAVRALGADQAGQIHTYLEPIGALAGTAEAREHWHLANAYLPVHEPVDRFGRRIDEIRFHPSWHWLMERGVGFGLTAEPWTSDRPAAHLRRAAGFYTWGQVEQGHMCPITMTYAVVPALRTDPELAAQWTPGLASTTYDFGLRAPQDKAGLLAGMGMTEKQGGSDLRINSTLAKATDVRGEYRLTGHKWFTSAAMNDVFLVLAQTDAGSTCFVVPRVLPDGSRNPLTIVRLKDKLGNKSNASSELEFEDTWAVRLGEEGRGIRTILEMVSATRMDCILGSASIMRKAFAEAAWHARHRSAFGARLIDQPAMVGVLADLALESEAGMLAGLRLAAAMDRPDDEHERNLRRIGLALEKYWVCKRTPMMVGEALECLGGNGYAEESGMPLLFRESPLNSIWEGSGNVNALDVLRALSREDGALEAWRTEVGTVRGEDARLDAAVSEVLQRLADPHDAAASARWLASRMAAILQGALMIRYSTPAAADAFCASRLGGQWAGTFGTLPRGLDLEAIVERAQPAV
- a CDS encoding nitrite/sulfite reductase — protein: MTSTSAAPARPRRRKGEGQWALGYREPLNANEQSKKDDNPLNVRARIENIYAHRGFESIDGGDLRGRFRWWGLYTQRKAGIDGGRTATLEPEELDADRFMMRVRIDGGQLSLEQLRAIADVSVDFGRGTADVTDRQNIQFHWIDVRDVPTIWQRLESVGLSTQEACGDCPRVILGSPVAGVSTDEIIDGRPAIDAIESRYIGDQAFSNLPRKFKSAISGHPGHDVVPQINDVAFIGAIHPEHGAGFDVWVGGGLSTNPHLAKRLGAWVPLDEVPAVWEGIISIFRDYGYRRLRSRARLKFLVQDWGIEKFREVLETEYLERALIDLDAPPVPDTPVDHVGVHRQVDGRYYVGAATTVGRISGPMLQQLADVVEAHGSARIALTPMQKIIVLDVEEAQVESLVAALADLGLHARPSAWRQHTMACTGIEYCKLAIVNTKDRAAQLIDELEQRVPELDTPITVNVNGCPNSCARIQTADIGLKGQLVLDDDGRQVEGFQVHLGGALGMDAGFGRKLRAHKVTGDQLPDYVEKLSRTYLANRDQGESFARWVARADEELLR
- a CDS encoding helix-turn-helix domain-containing protein, whose translation is MRGPIEHDHFYEGIAQQVVEQRTLRRLSQRELADLCGTTQSAIARFESGSRPPKLDTLLRIAAALDCELNVTFRPRTRPVKES
- a CDS encoding pyrimidine reductase family protein, with the protein product MPDLKELADLYAYPESHKPWLRTNFVASVDGAVQNPEGLSGNLGGEPDARLFKVLRSLSDVVVVGAGTVRAEGYHPISADSIHESLREGRSRVPVLAVISRSLVLPEQVVAPGLVVITPASSSVERRQELSRTVEVVVAGETEIDWAAVLDAFAARGLNRVLCEGGPDLNGTLVDLDLVDETCLTISPHLVGGPAKRMTVGAQAVERQMRLGHAIDEDGVLLTRWVRDRRSA